A region from the Alphaproteobacteria bacterium genome encodes:
- a CDS encoding RNA-binding protein: KKLYVSNLAFAMSDSTLEELFGSVGQVVSAKVITDRDTGRSKGFGFVEMSTDAEAADAIEKLNGTEVLGRAIGVSEARPQQPRESRGFGGGGGNGGGRGGPGGRSSSGGGYSRSGF; the protein is encoded by the coding sequence AAAAAATTATACGTTAGCAATTTGGCTTTTGCCATGTCCGATTCAACTTTAGAAGAGTTGTTTGGATCCGTCGGTCAAGTTGTGTCTGCAAAAGTAATCACGGATCGTGATACTGGACGCAGCAAAGGTTTCGGTTTCGTTGAGATGTCAACAGACGCAGAAGCTGCCGATGCAATTGAAAAATTGAACGGTACAGAAGTTTTGGGACGCGCGATTGGCGTTTCTGAAGCTCGTCCACAACAACCACGTGAAAGTCGCGGTTTTGGTGGCGGCGGTGGAAATGGTGGTGGCCGTGGCGGCCCTGGTGGACGCAGTTCCTCCGGTGGCGGATACAGCCGTTCCGGCTTCTAA
- the fabI gene encoding enoyl-ACP reductase FabI — translation MTQTASNTGLMAGKRGIVMGLANDHSLAWGISRQLAAQGAEIAFTFQSEALEKRVRPLAQSLGFDFVLPCDVGTEGDIARTFAALKEKWGTIDFVVHAIAYADKEELKGKYAETSRKNFLNSLDISCYSFTETCREAAKLMPDGGNIITLTYHGAQRVMPHYNVMGIAKAALEASVKYLAVDFGGQNIRVNAISAGPVKTLAASGIGDFRYILQWNQYNSPLKRNTTLDDVGGASVYLLSNLSSGVTGEIHYVDSGYHVVGMKAVDAPDIATV, via the coding sequence ATGACACAAACAGCATCAAATACTGGATTAATGGCTGGCAAGCGTGGAATCGTCATGGGACTTGCAAACGATCATTCGCTTGCCTGGGGAATATCAAGGCAACTAGCGGCTCAAGGCGCCGAGATTGCTTTTACTTTTCAATCTGAAGCCTTAGAAAAGCGTGTTCGCCCTCTTGCCCAATCTCTTGGATTCGACTTTGTCCTCCCTTGTGACGTGGGCACCGAAGGCGACATCGCTCGCACATTTGCTGCTCTTAAAGAAAAATGGGGCACGATTGACTTTGTCGTCCATGCCATTGCTTACGCAGATAAGGAAGAGCTTAAAGGAAAATATGCGGAAACCTCACGCAAGAACTTCCTGAATTCCCTCGACATTTCTTGCTATTCCTTTACAGAAACCTGCCGTGAGGCCGCCAAATTGATGCCAGATGGAGGCAACATCATCACCTTGACCTACCACGGTGCGCAACGAGTGATGCCCCATTATAACGTCATGGGCATTGCAAAAGCCGCCCTTGAGGCCAGCGTGAAATATTTAGCGGTCGATTTTGGGGGTCAAAACATTCGGGTCAACGCCATATCAGCCGGTCCTGTCAAAACCCTGGCAGCATCAGGCATTGGTGACTTTCGTTATATTTTGCAATGGAATCAATACAACTCCCCCCTCAAGCGTAATACCACCCTTGATGATGTCGGGGGTGCAAGTGTTTATCTCTTAAGCAACCTTTCCAGCGGTGTGACAGGGGAAATTCATTATGTGGATAGCGGTTACCATGTCGTTGGCATGAAAGCCGTGGATGCCCCGGATATAGCCACAGTCTAG
- the sppA gene encoding signal peptide peptidase SppA gives MRRFITGIFATLGAFTFIFIVAFGWSAYLASSPTIPSASPTEAIVLNLSLGDRLAEQPSNLGISSLVLGRPLSVYTVVSGIIQATKDKNVSGILLTLEGNGLQIATIQEIRAALKNFKAAGKFIYTYTDTFGELSNATKSYYLAAISSKIWVMPMGSFNINGLFFEAPFAKKALEDLKIRPQVGRREEYKGFIESLTESDFTGPHKENMQRILNSLAGQIIADVAADRGLEIEEVKGLINTAPHTLKEALKTKMIDEIGYKDQVKESIAKLTGKKPIYYDFEAYAQGIPDFSKGEKIAIVYAEGTIARGKAVQNPLMDDAMIDAVEVAKIIRESGENKDIKAIILRIDSGGGNPIASDLINREVSRLKTKKPVIASMADAAASGGYYIASNARKIVAQPATITGSIGVFSGKLVTQEFWDHYGVHWGDVSYGTNAAMWSTSTVFSDEGKKKFERHLDHVYTTFQEQVVKGRGLDPEKVHQIAKGQIWTGLEAKENGLVDAIGGLMMAIDIAKKEAGIAADAPVTLLQLPAPKSFVDVMFDRNRNTETAIFARYPTLRMILKRLDDIFSTPSVEMKVNLPKP, from the coding sequence ATGCGTCGCTTTATTACGGGTATTTTTGCAACTCTAGGGGCATTTACCTTTATTTTTATAGTAGCCTTTGGTTGGTCGGCCTACCTTGCCTCTTCTCCCACGATACCATCCGCATCCCCTACTGAAGCTATTGTTTTGAACCTATCCTTAGGCGATCGGCTCGCTGAACAACCCAGTAATCTCGGGATTTCTTCGCTTGTGCTGGGGCGTCCCCTTTCCGTTTACACAGTGGTTTCTGGTATCATTCAAGCTACCAAAGATAAGAATGTTTCTGGGATTTTGCTAACCCTTGAAGGGAATGGTCTACAAATCGCAACCATTCAAGAAATTCGGGCGGCCCTCAAGAATTTTAAAGCGGCAGGAAAATTCATATACACCTATACGGATACATTTGGTGAGCTCTCTAATGCCACAAAAAGCTACTATCTTGCAGCAATATCCTCAAAAATTTGGGTGATGCCCATGGGTAGCTTTAACATCAATGGATTGTTCTTTGAAGCCCCATTTGCCAAGAAGGCCTTGGAAGACTTGAAAATTCGTCCCCAAGTTGGTCGCCGTGAGGAATACAAGGGATTTATTGAATCTTTGACAGAAAGTGACTTTACGGGCCCTCACAAAGAAAATATGCAGCGCATTCTAAATTCTCTTGCCGGCCAAATTATTGCAGATGTGGCGGCTGATCGGGGATTAGAGATCGAGGAAGTCAAAGGCCTTATCAACACAGCCCCCCACACCCTCAAAGAAGCTTTGAAGACAAAAATGATCGATGAGATCGGCTATAAAGACCAAGTCAAAGAGAGCATCGCCAAATTAACAGGCAAGAAACCAATCTACTATGACTTTGAAGCCTACGCCCAAGGTATCCCTGATTTTTCAAAAGGTGAGAAAATTGCCATTGTGTATGCCGAAGGAACAATTGCGCGTGGAAAAGCGGTCCAAAACCCTCTCATGGATGATGCAATGATTGATGCGGTTGAAGTTGCCAAAATCATACGTGAATCCGGTGAAAACAAAGACATTAAAGCAATTATCTTACGCATTGACTCAGGTGGAGGTAATCCGATCGCCTCTGATTTAATTAACCGGGAAGTCAGTCGCTTGAAAACCAAAAAACCTGTGATCGCCTCTATGGCAGACGCTGCTGCTTCTGGTGGTTATTATATTGCCAGCAATGCCCGAAAGATTGTTGCCCAACCTGCTACAATTACGGGGTCCATTGGAGTCTTTTCAGGTAAACTTGTCACCCAAGAATTTTGGGATCATTATGGAGTGCACTGGGGTGATGTAAGCTATGGAACCAATGCAGCCATGTGGTCAACAAGTACAGTCTTTTCTGATGAGGGCAAGAAGAAATTTGAACGACATTTAGATCATGTCTACACCACTTTCCAAGAACAGGTCGTCAAAGGTCGTGGCCTTGACCCTGAGAAAGTACACCAAATTGCCAAGGGACAAATCTGGACTGGTCTCGAGGCCAAAGAAAATGGCCTTGTTGATGCGATCGGTGGGCTCATGATGGCGATTGATATTGCAAAGAAGGAGGCTGGGATTGCCGCTGATGCCCCCGTTACCCTTCTTCAACTCCCTGCCCCCAAATCATTTGTGGACGTGATGTTTGACCGGAATCGGAATACCGAGACCGCAATATTTGCCCGGTATCCGACTTTACGTATGATTTTGAAACGCCTAGATGATATCTTCTCGACCCCAAGTGTTGAGATGAAAGTGAATCTGCCAAAACCATAA
- a CDS encoding thioredoxin family protein, producing MALTPSFMIPLGTVAPDFKLLNPLTNKIDSLQDLKSPKGTVVMFICNHCPFVIHVLPELLKLTKYYGEQGVSFIAISSNDPVSHPQDGPSHMAELAKSLNFTFPYLFDDTQEVAKAYEATCTPDFFVFDGALKCVYRGQLDDSRPNNGVPLSGQDLRSALDGLLSSNPISPEQKPSMGCNIKWKN from the coding sequence ATGGCTCTTACCCCCTCTTTCATGATCCCCTTAGGAACGGTCGCGCCAGATTTTAAGCTCCTAAACCCCCTTACTAATAAAATTGACTCTCTTCAGGATCTAAAATCCCCAAAAGGGACCGTCGTCATGTTCATTTGTAATCACTGCCCGTTTGTGATACATGTCCTTCCTGAGCTGTTAAAGCTCACAAAATACTACGGTGAACAAGGGGTTTCCTTTATTGCCATCAGTTCAAACGATCCTGTCTCCCATCCCCAAGATGGACCATCCCACATGGCCGAGCTTGCCAAATCCCTCAATTTCACGTTTCCATATCTCTTTGATGACACCCAAGAGGTCGCCAAAGCCTACGAAGCGACGTGCACGCCCGACTTCTTTGTGTTTGATGGCGCATTAAAATGTGTATACCGGGGACAACTGGACGATTCACGTCCCAACAACGGCGTTCCGCTTAGCGGTCAAGACCTTCGTTCGGCCCTCGATGGTCTATTGTCGAGCAATCCGATTTCCCCAGAGCAAAAACCCAGCATGGGATGCAATATAAAGTGGAAAAATTAG
- the rplU gene encoding 50S ribosomal protein L21: MFAVIKTGGKQYTVHENDVLWVEKLEAEPGTSIDLTDVLMIGDGKNVTVGKPTIAGAKIKATVVEQMRDRKVIIFKKKRRHNYRRKKGHRQHLTVLKIEKIVAA; the protein is encoded by the coding sequence ATGTTTGCAGTGATTAAAACCGGTGGTAAGCAATATACCGTCCACGAAAATGATGTTCTTTGGGTTGAGAAGCTCGAAGCAGAACCAGGTACTTCCATTGATTTAACCGACGTTTTAATGATCGGCGATGGTAAAAATGTAACCGTTGGCAAACCAACGATTGCTGGTGCTAAGATTAAAGCAACAGTCGTTGAGCAAATGCGTGACCGAAAGGTGATCATCTTTAAGAAGAAGCGTCGCCACAACTATCGTCGCAAAAAAGGACATCGCCAACATTTGACTGTTTTGAAGATTGAGAAAATTGTAGCAGCGTAA
- the rpmA gene encoding 50S ribosomal protein L27 produces MAQKKGGGSTSNGRDSEGRRLGVKKFGQEHVLAGNIIVRQRGTKFHPGKNVGMGKDHTLFALIEGVVEFKRGQKDRSFVSVLPASSTIH; encoded by the coding sequence ATGGCACAAAAAAAGGGTGGTGGTAGTACCAGCAACGGACGCGACTCAGAAGGTCGACGCCTTGGCGTTAAGAAATTTGGACAAGAACATGTTTTGGCTGGCAACATTATCGTTCGCCAACGGGGCACAAAATTCCATCCTGGCAAGAATGTTGGCATGGGTAAAGACCATACCTTGTTTGCCTTGATCGAAGGTGTAGTTGAATTCAAGCGCGGTCAAAAGGATCGCTCATTTGTATCTGTTCTACCCGCTTCATCTACAATCCATTAA
- a CDS encoding acetyltransferase — MITFRKATLPDLPLLDSWLQKPHVREFWDNSERQYTNMKNYLEGTKHIHDYYIGLMDGAPYCLLLTCNETIEPDTPLPYLPYLSKDRNIHSLDFMIGEEAYLSKGFGPQTLQAFCLYIQQHDPLSTRFIIDPQSNNPRAIHVYEKAGFQKVGTFTPEEGEFAGILTHIMVKDLEIK; from the coding sequence ATGATTACCTTTCGAAAAGCAACTCTTCCCGATCTTCCCCTGCTCGATTCCTGGCTCCAAAAGCCTCATGTGAGAGAATTTTGGGACAATAGTGAACGTCAATACACCAACATGAAAAACTATCTTGAAGGCACCAAACACATCCATGACTATTATATCGGGCTCATGGACGGGGCACCCTACTGCCTCCTGTTAACATGCAATGAGACCATAGAACCAGATACCCCCCTTCCTTACCTCCCCTATCTCTCGAAAGACCGCAACATCCACTCCCTTGATTTCATGATTGGGGAAGAGGCATATTTGAGCAAGGGCTTTGGTCCCCAAACATTGCAGGCGTTTTGCTTATACATACAACAGCATGATCCCTTAAGCACCCGCTTTATTATTGATCCCCAGAGCAACAACCCGCGCGCGATTCATGTGTATGAAAAGGCGGGTTTTCAAAAGGTGGGCACCTTTACTCCTGAGGAGGGAGAATTTGCCGGCATATTAACCCATATCATGGTGAAGGACTTGGAAATAAAATGA
- a CDS encoding class D beta-lactamase: MKNKLYNIFVLILIAAAFNFSHGAEGTQPHSGLVVKRNHEIILNIGKTKERHAPFSTFKVPLALMGFDAKILESKDSPKWAFREEYEKNFQSWYTREKGLEYHWCEDHTPLTFMKNSVVWYSHLITQKLGKEKFEDYVSRLNYGNGNVSGTPGKDDGLFNSWLGTSLEISPIEQVEFLEKLLANELPFSKDAMEKTREIMDRDEAWDGWKLYGKTGGGSGGNGWFIGWIEKDGERLVFAQYLDKADPGLDLTGLPVHKSVGLTAKEIIKRDVLKYLGVSGEK; the protein is encoded by the coding sequence ATGAAAAATAAGTTATACAACATCTTTGTTTTGATACTGATCGCAGCCGCTTTCAATTTCTCCCACGGCGCTGAAGGTACGCAGCCGCATTCTGGCCTTGTCGTGAAAAGAAACCATGAGATTATCCTGAACATCGGAAAGACTAAAGAGCGTCACGCCCCCTTTTCCACCTTTAAAGTTCCCCTAGCCCTTATGGGGTTTGATGCAAAAATCTTAGAATCGAAAGATTCCCCAAAATGGGCCTTTCGGGAAGAATATGAGAAGAATTTCCAAAGCTGGTACACTCGGGAAAAGGGGTTGGAATATCATTGGTGTGAAGACCACACTCCCCTAACGTTCATGAAAAACTCAGTTGTTTGGTATTCCCATCTCATTACACAAAAGCTGGGAAAAGAGAAGTTCGAGGATTATGTCTCAAGGCTCAACTATGGAAATGGCAATGTTTCGGGAACACCTGGAAAGGACGACGGTCTCTTCAACAGTTGGCTCGGGACTTCTCTCGAAATCTCTCCCATAGAGCAGGTTGAGTTCCTTGAAAAGCTTCTCGCTAACGAGCTTCCGTTCTCCAAGGACGCCATGGAAAAGACAAGAGAGATTATGGATCGCGACGAGGCCTGGGATGGCTGGAAGCTATACGGTAAAACAGGTGGTGGCAGCGGGGGCAATGGATGGTTTATTGGATGGATTGAAAAGGACGGAGAACGGCTCGTCTTTGCTCAATACCTTGATAAAGCAGACCCAGGTCTTGATTTGACGGGACTGCCTGTTCATAAATCCGTTGGCCTCACTGCCAAGGAAATAATCAAACGAGACGTCTTGAAATATTTGGGCGTATCGGGGGAGAAATAG
- the rpmG gene encoding 50S ribosomal protein L33, whose amino-acid sequence MAKAATIAIKMLSTADTGYFYVASKNPRKKPEKFEFRKYDPVVRKHVLFKETKIK is encoded by the coding sequence ATGGCTAAAGCAGCAACGATCGCAATTAAGATGCTCAGCACAGCGGATACGGGATATTTTTATGTGGCTTCAAAAAATCCACGAAAGAAGCCTGAGAAGTTTGAGTTTCGCAAATATGATCCAGTGGTTCGTAAGCACGTCTTGTTTAAAGAGACGAAGATTAAATAA
- the rpsI gene encoding 30S ribosomal protein S9, producing MAREKIALEDLKTAVNETPTAATAKSADANPSEPVLPKIDAQGRSYATGKRKNAIARVWIKPGKGQIVVNGKGSAQYFARPVLQMMLAQPMQVANRSGQFDVWCTVVGGGLSGQAGAVRHGISKALTYFEPDLRPVLKHEGFLTRDSRVVERKKYGQRKARRRFQFSKR from the coding sequence GTGGCACGTGAAAAAATTGCTTTAGAAGATTTGAAAACGGCTGTTAATGAAACACCGACAGCTGCGACTGCAAAGAGTGCAGACGCGAATCCAAGTGAACCAGTTCTCCCAAAGATTGATGCCCAAGGGCGCTCCTATGCAACGGGAAAGCGTAAAAACGCCATTGCCCGTGTTTGGATTAAACCAGGTAAAGGTCAAATTGTTGTGAATGGAAAAGGAAGTGCCCAATATTTTGCACGTCCTGTTTTACAGATGATGCTTGCTCAACCCATGCAGGTTGCCAATCGCAGCGGTCAGTTTGATGTTTGGTGTACGGTTGTTGGTGGTGGATTGTCCGGTCAAGCCGGTGCGGTTCGTCATGGCATCAGCAAGGCCTTAACATACTTTGAGCCGGATTTACGTCCTGTCTTGAAGCATGAAGGCTTCCTGACGCGTGACAGTCGTGTTGTTGAACGTAAGAAGTATGGTCAACGCAAAGCTCGTCGTCGCTTCCAGTTCTCTAAACGTTAA
- the rplM gene encoding 50S ribosomal protein L13 has product MKTISIKPADVKKKWLLIDAQDLILGRLAVVVANILRGKNKPTFTPHVDCGDNVVIVNAEKVKLTGNKLKDKKFYWHTGYPGGIKERAVGTILEGKHPERVIEKAVERMIPRGPLGRQIMGNLKVYAGAAHPHAGQNPENLDVAALNPKNKRSI; this is encoded by the coding sequence ATGAAGACAATCTCCATAAAACCAGCAGATGTGAAGAAGAAGTGGCTTCTCATTGATGCGCAAGACCTCATTTTGGGTCGCCTCGCCGTGGTCGTTGCGAACATTTTGCGTGGGAAAAACAAGCCTACGTTTACGCCTCACGTAGATTGCGGCGACAATGTTGTGATCGTCAACGCAGAAAAAGTGAAGCTGACGGGCAATAAACTCAAAGACAAGAAGTTCTACTGGCACACAGGATATCCTGGAGGTATTAAAGAGCGCGCTGTTGGGACGATTCTTGAAGGAAAGCACCCAGAGCGCGTCATTGAAAAAGCCGTTGAGCGGATGATTCCTCGTGGCCCTCTCGGGCGTCAAATTATGGGAAATTTGAAAGTTTATGCAGGTGCAGCCCATCCTCACGCTGGTCAAAACCCTGAGAACTTAGATGTTGCGGCCCTGAATCCTAAGAATAAAAGGAGTATATAA
- the ftsZ gene encoding cell division protein FtsZ, with translation MTVDNLELKPRITVIGVGGAGGNAVCNMIRAKLEGVEFVVANTDAQALAGSLVEPKGKIQLGLNVTQGLGAGSKPDVGRASAEESHDEIIQHLRGSNMVFITAGMGGGTGTGAAPVIARAAREEGILTVGVVTKPFHFEGTHRSRTAERGIEELQQYVDTLIIIPNQNLFRIANERTTFADAFKMADDVLYSGVRGVTDLMMMPGLINLDFADIRAVMAEMGKAMMGTGEAEGDRRALDAAEAAISNPLLDDVSMKGAKGVLINITGGYDMTLYEVDEAANRIRDEVDPEANIIFGSTFDEKLNGTIRVSVVATGIGGAQAQAQTTPTATTATGMPRHIHMAAASLASRETPPPNSVYYGPTAEKEATRESDPFDATTDMTKDTEYGGLDSEIPQHIEPETEDFGQVSPESEDNEAKTPGLFDDLELTPTPKDPAGKGSLGTLSDGEVVASFEITPSPEERRRPTSLFERFTGVSRTKTLQPQPELTKVSDANATEELDMLEIPAFLRRGS, from the coding sequence ATGACCGTAGATAACTTAGAACTGAAGCCCCGAATTACAGTCATTGGTGTGGGAGGCGCAGGTGGCAACGCTGTGTGCAACATGATCCGCGCAAAATTGGAAGGCGTTGAATTTGTCGTTGCCAACACCGATGCTCAGGCCCTTGCGGGTTCTTTGGTTGAGCCTAAGGGCAAGATTCAGCTGGGACTAAATGTCACACAAGGACTCGGCGCAGGCTCAAAACCAGATGTTGGTCGAGCTTCTGCCGAAGAATCTCATGATGAAATTATTCAACATTTGCGGGGCAGCAATATGGTTTTCATCACAGCCGGTATGGGCGGTGGAACAGGAACAGGCGCAGCTCCCGTCATTGCCCGTGCAGCACGCGAAGAAGGTATTTTAACTGTTGGTGTTGTCACAAAGCCATTTCACTTTGAAGGAACCCATCGTTCTCGCACCGCTGAGCGGGGTATTGAGGAACTTCAACAATATGTGGATACGCTGATCATTATTCCAAATCAGAATTTATTCCGCATTGCTAATGAGCGGACAACCTTTGCCGATGCCTTTAAAATGGCAGATGACGTTTTGTACTCCGGTGTTCGGGGTGTGACCGATTTGATGATGATGCCCGGCTTGATTAACCTCGACTTTGCGGACATTCGGGCTGTGATGGCTGAGATGGGCAAAGCCATGATGGGAACGGGCGAAGCAGAAGGGGATCGACGTGCCCTTGATGCCGCAGAAGCTGCCATATCGAACCCACTTCTAGATGATGTTTCTATGAAAGGCGCTAAGGGCGTTTTGATCAATATCACCGGCGGTTATGACATGACCTTGTATGAGGTTGATGAAGCGGCAAACCGCATTCGTGATGAAGTTGACCCTGAGGCCAATATTATTTTTGGATCGACATTTGATGAAAAACTCAATGGGACCATTCGCGTTTCTGTTGTAGCGACGGGTATTGGGGGAGCGCAAGCTCAAGCTCAAACAACCCCTACCGCAACAACCGCAACAGGGATGCCGCGCCATATTCATATGGCTGCAGCTTCATTGGCTTCTCGGGAAACTCCGCCTCCGAATAGTGTTTATTATGGTCCAACAGCAGAAAAGGAAGCCACGCGTGAATCAGACCCATTTGACGCCACCACGGATATGACAAAGGATACGGAATATGGAGGTCTTGATTCTGAGATCCCTCAACATATCGAGCCAGAAACAGAAGACTTTGGTCAAGTTTCACCTGAATCAGAGGACAATGAAGCAAAAACACCTGGTCTCTTTGATGACTTAGAATTGACCCCAACCCCTAAAGATCCCGCAGGAAAGGGCTCTCTTGGCACATTATCAGATGGGGAGGTTGTTGCTTCTTTTGAAATCACACCAAGTCCTGAAGAGCGTCGTCGCCCAACATCCTTGTTTGAGAGATTCACAGGGGTATCGCGAACAAAGACCCTCCAACCACAGCCCGAGTTGACTAAAGTTTCGGACGCGAATGCAACGGAAGAGCTGGATATGCTTGAAATTCCTGCTTTCCTGCGTCGGGGGTCATAA
- the ftsA gene encoding cell division protein FtsA has product MNIFTKKTIKSRQDIFAALDIGTSKVCCAIAKVENRTHEKGGEVLRLIGVGHQSSKGIKGALIVDLEALEDAILNAVHSAEQMAGQTISGVCVNLPASCVRSQTFESHLSITNQTVDETHIRRLLSFGRNAQIPESQQIIHALPISYSIDGTHGIHDPRGMVGSQLSVTIHLVTAPKALILNFQNCIGRCHLDVSGFVVTPYASGLSTLVEDELALGSTVIDMGGGTTTIASFLDGTLIHVDSIPIGGAHVTSDIARGISTPLVQAERLKTLYGTVILSSSDERENIVVPQLGESQGPQTHQIPKSQLTHIVRARVEETLELIWNRLAATGMDRLVCQRIILTGGGSQLPGIREMAANLWGRQVRQGQPIGVIGASDFATNPMFATCAGLLQYGWRDYAGSQNALKIESTPTHFWQRTTTWIRENF; this is encoded by the coding sequence ATGAATATTTTTACAAAAAAAACAATTAAAAGTCGTCAAGACATTTTTGCAGCTCTGGATATTGGGACCAGTAAGGTATGTTGTGCTATTGCCAAGGTGGAAAACCGCACCCATGAAAAGGGTGGAGAAGTTTTACGTCTCATTGGTGTCGGGCATCAGTCTTCAAAAGGGATAAAGGGTGCCCTCATTGTCGATCTTGAGGCTCTGGAAGACGCGATATTAAACGCTGTTCATTCTGCCGAACAAATGGCAGGGCAAACTATTTCGGGCGTTTGTGTCAATTTGCCCGCTTCGTGTGTGCGCTCACAAACTTTTGAATCGCACTTAAGTATCACCAACCAAACAGTTGATGAGACCCATATTAGACGACTTTTGAGCTTTGGTCGCAATGCACAAATCCCTGAAAGCCAACAAATTATTCATGCGCTACCCATTAGTTACTCTATTGATGGTACTCATGGCATCCACGATCCACGGGGTATGGTGGGGAGCCAATTGAGTGTTACCATTCATCTTGTGACTGCTCCCAAAGCCTTAATTCTTAATTTTCAGAATTGTATAGGACGCTGTCATTTGGACGTGAGTGGCTTTGTCGTTACGCCTTATGCGTCAGGTTTGTCAACTTTGGTGGAGGATGAGCTCGCCTTGGGATCAACGGTTATTGACATGGGCGGGGGCACAACGACCATCGCTTCTTTTCTGGATGGGACGTTGATTCATGTAGATAGCATCCCTATAGGGGGTGCCCATGTGACGAGTGATATTGCCAGGGGTATTTCGACGCCCTTGGTTCAAGCCGAACGTCTCAAAACACTTTACGGAACGGTGATTTTGTCGTCATCAGATGAACGAGAAAATATTGTTGTTCCCCAATTGGGGGAAAGTCAGGGACCTCAAACCCATCAAATTCCCAAGTCTCAGCTGACTCATATTGTACGCGCACGGGTTGAAGAGACATTAGAATTGATTTGGAATCGCCTTGCAGCAACGGGGATGGATCGGCTTGTTTGTCAGCGTATTATTTTAACCGGTGGGGGAAGTCAACTCCCTGGTATTCGAGAGATGGCTGCCAACTTATGGGGCAGACAAGTGCGTCAAGGCCAGCCGATTGGGGTGATTGGGGCAAGCGACTTTGCCACAAACCCGATGTTTGCAACCTGTGCAGGGTTGCTCCAATACGGATGGCGTGACTACGCAGGGAGTCAAAACGCCCTTAAAATCGAGTCAACACCAACCCATTTCTGGCAACGAACCACCACGTGGATACGGGAAAATTTTTAG
- a CDS encoding cell division protein FtsQ/DivIB, whose translation MRALKVKPSKSRARTRAAIQKRGSPSWRVETTMRRFLSNRLMKLVLITGMSFAFPAVLWWGGYPQRLGNYVNHSLVLATGRLGFSLTDVMVEGRHNAPIEKILEVVNVRRGDPLLSYDPYQIKKQLEDITWIRQATVKRQLPGIIFIQLNERQPVALWQHQQKHYLVDEQGVIISSDNLQAFEKLPIIVGGDAPVHAPQILHLLEKFPDLRKRLTALVRVGGRRWDLHLDRTLLIKLPETKVEGALVRLDLLIKQNKVKPAEVSVVDLRVQNQMVMRLSPGAAMRLKGKGKET comes from the coding sequence ATGCGCGCCCTAAAAGTAAAACCTTCAAAATCTCGAGCTCGAACCAGAGCAGCGATTCAAAAGCGCGGGTCTCCCTCCTGGCGTGTTGAGACGACGATGCGTCGCTTCTTGTCGAATCGTTTGATGAAATTGGTTTTGATTACGGGAATGTCTTTTGCGTTTCCTGCAGTGTTGTGGTGGGGGGGCTATCCACAAAGATTGGGTAATTATGTTAATCACTCTTTGGTTTTAGCTACGGGACGGTTGGGATTTTCCCTTACGGACGTGATGGTTGAAGGGCGTCACAATGCGCCCATAGAGAAGATACTTGAAGTGGTAAATGTTCGTCGGGGAGATCCGTTGCTGTCGTATGATCCCTATCAGATAAAGAAGCAGTTGGAAGATATTACTTGGATACGTCAGGCAACTGTCAAACGTCAATTACCGGGTATCATTTTTATTCAACTGAACGAACGACAACCCGTAGCTCTATGGCAGCATCAACAAAAACATTACCTTGTCGATGAGCAAGGGGTCATTATTAGTAGCGATAATCTTCAAGCCTTTGAGAAGTTACCGATCATCGTTGGTGGAGACGCACCCGTCCATGCACCGCAAATTTTGCACCTATTGGAAAAATTTCCTGATCTTCGAAAAAGATTGACAGCTTTGGTAAGAGTCGGTGGACGTCGCTGGGACTTGCATCTGGACCGCACGTTGCTTATTAAATTGCCTGAAACAAAGGTCGAAGGAGCGCTTGTTCGGTTAGATTTACTGATAAAACAAAATAAAGTGAAACCTGCAGAAGTTTCCGTTGTTGATTTGCGCGTTCAAAACCAAATGGTTATGCGTTTATCACCAGGCGCTGCAATGCGACTAAAGGGCAAGGGTAAAGAAACCTAA